GTCCCATGGCAAAGCGTTTTTTCAAGGCCATAACCGATATCCAATACGGTCGCGCCGAGGCGCCCGCCGATTGGATTGAAACGCTTTGATCCCCAAGGATCCGGATGGTTTCCATGGAAACGGAGCAAAACATGACCATGGCCCACCTCCCGTCATTTATTCAAAAAATGACGGATGAAGGAATTCACTCCTTCGTCATTGAAACCTTTTCGGCTTACTACCGCCAGATTGTCTCAGGCCAGCAAGGGCTTTTGTATGACCGTGACCTGAAAGTGATTGAGGACGGAGAAATT
The genomic region above belongs to Desulfobacteraceae bacterium and contains:
- a CDS encoding UTP--glucose-1-phosphate uridylyltransferase — translated: MTMAHLPSFIQKMTDEGIHSFVIETFSAYYRQIVSGQQGLLYDRDLKVIEDGEIPNAESVTEYAPKGQKKLPHTVRVVLNGGLGTSMGLTGPKSLLQVKNG